In one Alnus glutinosa chromosome 14, dhAlnGlut1.1, whole genome shotgun sequence genomic region, the following are encoded:
- the LOC133858002 gene encoding protease Do-like 10, mitochondrial isoform X2, which translates to MLGSSFRTVRRLCSTFSSSVLLEDCSLQRHLNNIIGKASYGASSVIDTENNYTNRATGSIEIGPCSSSLATSAHVLRSSRAAARRPRPRRVRTRQQQKKMMTDADAYSAIELALDSVVKIFTVSSSPNYFLPWQNKSQRESMGSGFVIPGRKILTNAHVVADHTFVLVRKHGSPTKYRAEVQAIGHECDLAILVVESEEFWEGMNFLELGDIPYLQEAVAVVGYPQGGDNISVTKGVVSRVEPTQYVHGATQLMAIQIDAAINPGNSGGPAIMGNKVAGVAFQNLAGAENIGYIIPVPVIKHFLAGVEESGKYVGFCSLGLLCQPTENIQLRNHFKMQSEMTGVLVSKINPLSDAYNILKKDDIILTFDGVPIANDGTVPFRNRERITFDYLVSMKKPYETAVVKVLRDWKEYEFTITLRPLQPLVPVHQFDKLPSYYIFAGLLFVPLTQPYLHEYGEDWYNTSPRRLCERALRELPKKAGEQLVILSQGMNVLLSYRSRKLMGLKLKI; encoded by the exons ATGCTGGGTTCTAGTTTCCGCACGGTTCGCCGGCTCTGCTCCACTTTCTCCTCATCTGTTTTGCTGGAAGATTGTAGTTTGCAGCGCCacttaaataatattattggcAAAGCTAGTTATGGTGCTTCTTCTGTCATCGACACCGAAAACAACTACACGAACCGAGCCACCGGCAGCATTGAGATTGGGCCGTGTTCTTCTTCATTGGCGACCAGTGCGCACGTGCTCAGGAGCAGCAGAGCGGCAGCACGACGACCCAGGCCACGACGGGTGCGAACTCGGCAGcagcaaaagaaaatgatgacgGATGCGGATGCGTACTCGGCAATAGAGCTGGCACTGGACTCGGTGGTCAAGATCTTCACGGTGTCCAGCAGCCCCAACTACTTCCTCCCCTGGCAGAACAAGTCCCAGCGCGAGTCCATGGGTTCCG GGTTTGTAATCCCTGGGAGAAAGATTCTTACGAATGCTCATGTAGTGGCTGATCATACGTTCGTACTTGTAAGAAAGCATGGCTCTCCTACCAAGTATAGAGCGGAAGTTCAAGCTATTGGACATGAGTGTGACTTGGCTATTCTGGTTGTTGAAAGTGAAGAGTTCTGGGAGGGGATGAACTTCTTGGAACTAGGAGATATTCCTTATCTACAAGAAGCTGTTGCTGTTGTTGGCTATCCTCAAG GCGGTGACAACATTTCTGTTACTAAAGGTGTTGTTTCCAGGGTTGAACCCACACAATATGTACATGGTGCAACCCAGCTGATGGCAATACAGATTGATGCAGCCATCAATCCGGGAAATAGTGGCGGTCCAGCAATCATGGGCAATAAAGTTGCTGGCGTAGCTTTTCAAAACCTTGCAGGTGCAGAGAATATTGG TTATATTATTCCTGTTCCAGTAATAAAGCATTTTCTTGCTGGTGTGGAAGAAAGTGGAAAATATGTTGGTTTCTGCTCTCTAGGTTTACTGTGCCAGCCTACCGAAAATATCCAACTTCGAAACCACTTCAAAATGCAGTCTGAAATGACTGGGGTACTTGTGAGCAAAATTAACCCTCTTTCAGATGCATACAACATCCTGAAAAAAGATGATATAATCCTGACATTTGATGGTGTGCCTATAGCGAATGATGGAACAG TTCCTTTCCGAAACAGAGAGCGGATAACATTTGATTATTTGGTGTCGATGAAGAAACCTTATGAAACAGCGGTGGTTAAAGTTCTGAGGGACTGGAAAGAGTATGAATTTACTATCACCCTCCGACCT TTGCAGCCACTAGTACCAGTTCATCAATTTGATAAACTCCCAAGTTACTATATATTTGCCGGTCTGCTTTTTGTTCCACTCACTCAGCCATATCTTCATGAGTACGGTGAAGACTGGTATAATACCTCACCACGGCGGTTGTGTGAACGTGCATTGAGGGAATTGCCTAAAAAGGCTGGTGAACAACTTGTCATTCTTTCTCAG GGTATGAACGTCTTGCTGAGTTACAG GTCAAGAAAGTTAAtggggttgaaattgaaaatctga
- the LOC133857674 gene encoding uncharacterized protein LOC133857674, with amino-acid sequence MNGRRILGIPINGRKDKDEELLLFKELHNREERILSLLQPVSEEFELHAAASGNYPIYRIPSAKKGPGFEFLADQNGKNDYDWLKTPPATPLFPSLEMEAPAPELVIQREIPIVQPFSRFAADNSEAPKASNGRPKSPRPNTKLPLRSTTPSQRPSILPTEPITKSTRGTPIINYQKPVTDISKRTNRFTNTAKSTNQKEIHMDSLASNQSKKMGTDSRTKPRSRGVSPLVRSKIPAQIPEFSNETPHNLRTDRSSTSAARGRLGNPIHSVHHKPEPSIKPRRDSCSPSVMRGRKVESKQESSSQGNVTAQKGGVLTGNGTHVFGSRMVDKVMNARKSGAEGRETKPKSRGLINESSDFGMMTSKSSLDIKFKHMEIKRDQVNSSNLSVVPGSRRSSRRQL; translated from the exons ATGAATGGCAGGAGGATCCTGGGGATACCAATAAATGGTCGGAAGGACAAAGACGAAGAACTTCTTCTATTCAAGGAATTGCATAATCGTGAAGAACGCATTCTAAGCCTCCTTCAGCCTGTTTCTGAAGAATTTGAGCTCCATGCTGCTGCTTCTG GAAATTATCCAATCTATAGAATTCCATCTGCAAAGAAAGGACCTGGATTTGAATTTCTTGCTGATCAGAATGGAAAAAATGATTACGACTG GTTAAAAACACCACCAGCAACTCCTCTATTCCCATCTCTAGAGATGGAAGCACCTGCCCCTGAACTAGTCATTCAAAGGGAGATACCAATCGTCCAACCTTTTTCACGG TTTGCAGCTGACAATTCAGAGGCACCAAAGGCAAGCAATGGAAGACCAAAATCTCCACGTCCAAATACAAAGCTCCCACTGAGATCCACTACCCCAAGTCAGAGACCGAGCATTTTACCAACCGAACCAATTACAAAAAGCACCAGAGGAACTCCAATAATAAATTACCAAAAACCAGTAACCGATATCAGTAAGCGAACAAATAGGTTTACCAACACAGCAAAATCcacaaaccaaaaagaaatacatatgGATTCCCTTGCCTCAAACCAGTCCAAAAAAATGGGAACAGATTCAAGAACAAAGCCTAGAAGTAGAGGTGTGTCACCTCTAGTGAGATCAAAAATTCCGGCTCAAATTCCAGAATTTTCCAATGAGACACCTCATAATCTAAGAACAGACCGTTCAAGTACTTCAGCTGCCCGGGGTCGACTTGGCAACCCAATACATTCAGTTCACCATAAACCAGAACCCTCTATAAAACCAAGAAGGGATTCATGCTCACCAAGCGTAATGAGGGGTCGAAAAGTGGAATCCAAGCAAGAGAGTAGTAGTCAAGGGAATGTGACAGCTCAAAAAGGTGGAGTTCTAACAGGAAATGGGACACATGTTTTCGGAAGTAGGATGGTAGACAAGGTGATGAATGCTAGAAAATCAGGCGCTGAAGGAAGAGAAACAAAGCCAAAATCGCGAGGATTGATTAATGAAAGCTCTGACTTTGGAATGATGACGTCGAAAAGCTCATTGGATATcaaattcaaacacatg GAGATAAAGCGAGATCAAGTTAATTCCAGTAATCTTAGCGTTGTTCCTGGAAGCAGAAGGTCAAGCCGAAGACAGCTTTGA